In a single window of the Oscarella lobularis chromosome 4, ooOscLobu1.1, whole genome shotgun sequence genome:
- the LOC136186589 gene encoding uncharacterized protein isoform X2: protein MSDSRSERERVTSNSLKDRREKWEKAAAASRPMPRPRPMPRPRNVRTGNESHKKEPATPPKRDPVPSSSGNEPPKNVPNDVEVLYAVPDKSKKTKNKSTTPQQSPRTPSKNPRQQSSVGRAPPPPKPAPYAGGREGGSESEDGDKIEGRPRAPSLQSMTPVPFGVRSNSRESLYDSKSRLTGGVTPPPSPSIRQTPSPKPRPRPRPKSEFVPGRNESQQKSTSPLIPKPFAARRRPPPPPPKPKPKPKPILGADVLRPKSLYELSPASTSPDVKRQAPAPSPKPKSRIKSMMPRIESESEEMTETPDVERSAIALESPSPKPESRVEDEKEIETPNASIPVETSVVSSAESVSALPSRQLSGLPLPQLSPPPPSPSPSPSSQENNVERSPEIRSKPSPKKPRRSLRSLQQPEESKTDAKEAIIELSASVEMPTPTPTTDALQNSNQNPTLPTDSELTATQNPVQSIHHSNGNQNVSSSRRPSFKKKRPAPPPPVRARPFSQPVLSPAPLPVGDSLASPGGGGGGGGGGGGGGGPPSRPPPKPPRQLSSISAQNPSPPIEIRQRQPSLKSPVTPQAHSVVSTTSFASSVMSQDDDDDDDDDDDDDVWGSEFDSFSDEDDDGETQQTQEVRKNGAHSHRGDSRVGNLHGHNCVIALDVCANCMRGGSLPRLFVLLFSSPARAHDGMGCDSAIFESFCCCCCPHSACCICYFFCGYGWCCCDQEQAETALHKGDKLYYVVKEIVTTERTFLKGLKLLDEDFRNAVTSAGVASGKPIVSDDVIATILQNVGQLVQFNSTLLEQLETRMKNWSTNMKIGDIMARNAPFLKLYTPYIQNFEDACRVLTATLEKNSQFRDVVRNFERRPECANLKISAYMLETVQRIPRYKLLLKDYIKHLPEDSEDRELASRAFNIISDVASHVNEGVKKKDNFQKMMDVARKLVGKSVTLVKPGREFVREGKLLKVCRKDLQPRVLILFTDVLLYTREVQGSYHLDSVLPLNGMRASELHQTNHEHAFTVVSTRKSFQLVASTKREMNDWLKDLGQTILEHARKQVSFDAQGSRRKSMALIEDSETGSPPAATVAVSGAADSVGDVTATTDFVLGEMAPVWISDDSVTMCMGCMCLFTMTRRRHHCRSCGKVLCSKCSSRSYYLPYLKKKERVCANCYDILNGRDLKSPSASGANKLDSGGSRPDSEDLGKSRRGKKSMRRVKSIKPSILTEVKARDSNAQMSGYLQQHRGGKWKRRWFVLRDLILYMYKAHEDIAAVATLPVVGYALSSPGKADGFDQKEAELAIKLAHPGLKACILRADNESQKDKWMDALELAVRGEIPKADSGNGEVSNQSKEKETFLSPNNVPPATSTPTPVPTTAPSSSFPAVTASPLYAEIGLSAPIPPPPAASDEQIYSYAKPDLPAPKAPQPFTGGPVYAEIGSGADSKAPPPMTAMASSFDEDVQTNPLYGCTGLDETEPIGVSATPPPPDEAGEGNADDVCHNPLYDSYDGVRQDESEEQVSTFGHSVAS from the exons ATGTCCGACTCTCGAAGCGAGAGAGAACGGGTTACTAGCAACAGCCTAAAGGACAGACGCGAGAAATGGGAAAAAGCTGCCG CCGCGTCGCGACCGATGCCGCGACCGAGACCGATGCCGCGTCCTCgcaacgttcgaacgggaaATGAGAGCCACAAGAAAG AGCCAGCGACGCCACCGAAGCGAGACCCAGTGCCAAGTTCTTCGGGCAACGAACCGCCGAA GAATGTCCctaacgacgtcgaagttctCTACGCCGTGCCGGATAAGagtaaaaaaacgaagaataAATCCACTACGCCTCAACAGAG TCCCCGAACGCCGAGCAAAAATCCTCG TCAACAGTCGAGCGTTGGCCGAGCGCCTCCGCCGCCAAAACCCGCTCCCTACGcgggaggaagagaaggagggagcgagagcgaagacggcgacaaaATCGAAGGCCGGCCGAGAGCACCCAGTCTTCAATCGATGACTCCCGTTCCTTTTGGAGTGCGAAGTAACTCGAGAGAATCGCTCTATGATTCAAAAAGCCGTTTGACGGGCGGcgtcacgccgccgccgtctccgtctaTTCGacaaacgccgtcgccgaaaccCCGTCCGCGACCTCGACCTAAGAGCGAATTCGTTCCAGGAAGAAATGAGAGTCAACAGAAATCTACGTCACCTCTAATTCCCAAACCGTTtgccgctcgtcgtcgtccgccgccgccgccgcctaaACCCAAGCCCAAACCTAAGCCTATATTGGGTGCGGACGTTTTGAGGCCTAAATCGCTGTATGAGCtgtcgccggcgtcgacgagtccgGACGTCAAACGTCAAGCTCCGGCGCCCTCTCCGAAACCGAAATCTCGAATCAAATCGATGATGCCTAGAATagagagcgagagcgagGAAATGACTGAGACTCCGGATGTTGAAAGAAGCGCTATTGCGCTCGAGTCGCCTTCTCCAAAGCCGGAATCGCgagtcgaagacgagaaggagaTTGAGACTCCCAATGCTTCGATTCCTGTTGAAacgagcgtcgtttcgtcagCCGAATCGGTTTCGGCTCTTCCGTCGAGACAACTGAGCGGATTACCTCTACCCCAGCTGAGTCCACccccgccgtcgccgtcgccgtcgccgtcgtcacaAGAAAACAACGTCGAACGTAGTCCCGAGATACGTTCGAAGCCGAGTCCAAAAAAGCCGCGAAGGTCGCTGCGATCACTTCAGCAACCGGAGGAGTCGAAAACGGACGCCAAAGAGGCAATCATTGAACTGTCGGCTTCCGTGGAAatgccgacgccgacgccgacgaccgACGCACTTCAAAATTCTAATCAAAATCCTACTCTGCCAACAGATAGCGAATTAACGGCGACTCAGAATCCAGTTCAATCAATTCATCACTCAAACGGCAATCAGAATGTGTCGTCTAGCCGCAGACCGTCtttcaagaaaaaacgtccagcgcctccgccgcctgtTCGTGCTCGACCATTCAGTCAACCCGTTCTCAGTCCGGCTCCCTTGCCGGTCGGCGACTCTTTAGCTTCtcccggcggcggcggcggcggcggcggcggcggcggcggtggcggcgggccgccgtcgcgtccaCCTCCCAAGCCTCCTCGTCaactttcgtcgatttcggcaCAAAACCCGTCGCCGCCTATCGAAATTCGACAACGTCAGCCGTCGCTGAAATCGCCTGTGACTCCCCAGGCTCACTCTGttgtctcgacgacgagcttcgCTTCGTCAGTAATGagccaagacgacgacgacgatgacgacgacgacgacgacgacgacgtgtgGGGCTCCGAGTTCGATAGCTTcagcgacgaggacgacgacggcgagacgcaACAGACGCAggaggtaagaaaaaacggcGCGCACTCTCACCGGGGGGACAGTCGCGTTGGTAACCTGCACGGCCACAATTGCGTGATTGCATTAGATGTATGCGCAAATTGCATGAGAGGGGGGTCGTTGCCCCGACTGttcgttctccttttctcgtctcccgcgcgcgcgcacgacGGCATGGGTTGCGATAGTGCGATATTCGAGTCGttctgctgttgctgctgcccGCATTCAGCCTGCTGCATTTGCTATTTCTTTTGCGGTTACGGCTGGTGTTGTTGTGATCAGGAGCAGGCCGAAACGGCCTTACACAAGGGAGACAAGTTGTACTACGTCGTCAAGGAGATTGTGACGACGGAACGAACTTTTCTCAAAGGGCTCAAACTTCTCGACGAG GATTTTAGGAATGCCGTGACTAGTGCCGGCGTCGCTTCCGGAAAGCCCATCGTATCCGACGATGTCATAGCGACGATCTTGCAAAACGTCGGCCAGCTGGTGCAGTTCAATTCGACTTTGCTTGAACAATTGGAAACGCGCATGAAGAACTG GAGTACGAATATGAAAATTGGTGATATCATGGCGAGAAACGCTCCCTTTTTGAAG CTCTACACGCCATACATACAGAACTTTGAGGATGCGTGCAGGGTTCTCACGGCAACGCTAGAGAAGAACAGTCAATTCAGGGACGTCGTACGCAATTTTGAA AGACGACCCGAATGcgcaaatctaaaaatttcCGCCTACATGTTGGAAACGGTGCAGCGCATACCGAGGTACAAGCTTCTGCTCAAGGACTACATCAAACACTTGCCTGAAGACTCGGAAGACAGAGAGTTGGCATCAC GAGCCTTCAATATCATATCCGACGTGGCTTCTCACGTAAACGAGGGAGTCAAGAAGAAG gacaattttcaaaaaatgatGGACGTTGCAAGAAAACTGGTCGGAAAATCCGTCACCTTGGTGAAGCCAGGCCGA GAATTCGTACGCGAGGGCAAACTGCTGAAAGTTTGCCGTAAAGACCTCCAGCCTAGAGTGCTAATCCTA TTTACTGACGTTCTTCTGTACACACGCGAGGTGCAGGGGAGCTATCATTTGGACAGCGTTCTCCCGTTGAACGGCATGCGCGCCTCCGAATTGCACCAAACGAATCACGAGCACGCTTTCACCGTTGTAAGCACGCGAAAGTCGTTTCAGCTCGTCGCCAGCACGAAACGCGAGATGAACGACTGGCTCAAGGATCTCGGTCAGACGATTTTGGAGCACGCGCGAAAGCAGGTCTCGTTCGACGCTCAAGGAAGTCGCCGAAAGTCGATG GCATTGATTGAAGATAGTGAAACGGGGTCACCGCCAGCGGCGACTGTGGCCGTTTCAGGAGCGGCGGACAGCGTAGGCGACGTGACTGCTACGACTGATTTCGTTCTGGGCGAAATGGCTCCCGTGTGGATATCAGATGATAGCGTTACAATGTGCATGGGATGCATGTGTCTTTTCACCATgacaagacgacgtcatcactgCAGAAGCTGCGGAAAG GTTCTTTGCAGCAAATGTTCGTCTCGGTCATACTATCTTCCctatctaaagaaaaaggaacgCGTTTGTGCAAACTGCTACGATATTTTAAACGGAAGGGATTTGAAATCGCCATCGGCGTCCGGTGCCAATAAACTCGATTCCGGCGGCTCTCGTCCTGATTCGGAAGATTTGGGAAAAAGCAGACGGGGCAAAAAGTCGATGCGTCGAGTAAAGTCAATCAAGCCTTCTATTTTAACTGAA gtgaAAGCACGCGACTCCAACGCTCAAATGTCGGGCTACCTACAGCAGCATCGAGGCGGAAAGTGGAAACGACGCTGGTTCGTCCTCCGCGATCTCATTTTATACATGTACAAGGCGCACGAA GATATAGCAGCCGTCGCTACTCTTCCCGTCGTTGGATATGCATTGAGCAGTCCCGGAAAG GCGGACGGTTTTGACCAAAAGGAGGCCGAATTAGCCATCAAATTGGCTCATCCCGGATTAAAAGCATGTATTCTGAGAGCCGACAACGAAAGCCAGAAGGACAA ATGGATGGACGCCTTAGAGCTGGCGGTGCGAGGCGAAATCCCAAAAGCTGACTCAGGAAACGGAGAGGTTTCGAATCAAagcaaggaaaaggaaacttTTCTCTCACCGAATAACGTACCGCCAGCCACTTCAACTCCGACTCCTGTTCCAACTACGGccccgtcttcttcttttcccgcCGTCACCGCTAGTCCTCTATACGCTGAAATCGGCCTCAGTGCACctattcctcctcctccagcAGCCTCTGATGAGCAAATTTATTCGTATGCTAAGCCAGACTTGCCAGCGCCCAAGGCGCCGCAGCCGTTCACTGGCGGACCTGTCTACGCGGAGATTGGTAGCGGCGCAGACAGCaaggcgccgccgccaatgACGGCGATGGCTTCGtcattcgacgaagacgttcaGACGAATCCTCTGTACGGGTGCACCGGTTTGGACGAAACGGAGCCGATTGGcgtttcggcgacgccgccgccgccggacgaGGCGGGAGAAggaaacgccgacgacgtttgtCACAATCCACTTTACGATTCGTATGACGGAGTAAGGCAagacgagagcgaagaaCAGGTTTCTACTTTCGGTCATTCTGTAGCGTCGTGA